A section of the Saccopteryx leptura isolate mSacLep1 chromosome 4, mSacLep1_pri_phased_curated, whole genome shotgun sequence genome encodes:
- the ARPC1B gene encoding actin-related protein 2/3 complex subunit 1B: MAYHSFLVEPISCHAWNKNRTQIAICPNNHEVHIYEKSGAKWVKVHELKEHNGQVTGIDWAPESNRIVTCGTDRNAYVWTLKCGTWKPTLVILRINRAARCVRWAPNENKFAVGSGSRVISICYFEQENDWWVCKHIKKPIRSTVLSLDWHPNNVLLAAGSCDFKCRIFSAYIKEVEERPAPTPWGSKMPFGELMFESSSSCGWVHGVCFSASGSRMAWVSHDSTVCLADADKKMAVATLASETLPLLALTFITENSLVAAGHDCFPVLFTYNGAAGTLSFGGRLDVPKQSSQRGLTARERFQNLDKKASSEGGVAGGAGLDSLHKNSVSQISVLSGGKAKCSQFCTTGMDGGMSIWDVKSLESTLKDLKIK; encoded by the exons ATGGCCTACCACAGCTTCCTGGTGGAGCCCATCAGCTGCCACGCCTGGAACAAGAACCGCACAC AGATCGCCATCTGCCCCAACAACCATGAGGTGCACATCTATGAGAAGAGCGGAGCCAAGTGGGTTAAGGTGCACGAGCTCAAGGAGCACAATGGGCAGGTGACAG GCATTGACTGGGCCCCTGAGAGTAACCGCATTGTGACCTGCGGCACAGACCGCAATGCATACGTGTGGACGCTGAAGTGCGGCACGTGGAAGCCCACGCTCGTCATCCTGAGGATCAACCGGGCTGCTCGCTGTGTGCGCTGGGCCCCCAACGAGAACAAGTTCGCTGTGGGCAGCGGCTCCCGTGTCATCTCCATCTGCTATTTTGAGCAGGAAAATGACTG GTGGGTGTGCAAGCACATCAAGAAGCCCATTCGCTCCACCGTCCTCAGCCTGGACTGGCACCCCAACAACGTGCTCCTGGCCGCAGGCTCCTGTGACTTCAAATGCCG GATCTTCTCGGCCTACATAAAGGAGGTGGAGGAACGACCGGCACCCACCCCATGGGGATCCAAAATGCCCTTTGGGGAGCTGATGTTCGAGTCCAGCAGTAGCTGCGGCTGGGTGCACGGTGTCTGCTTTTCAGCCAGTGGCAGCCGCATGGCCTGGGTCAGCCATGACAGCACCGTGTGCCTGGCTGATGCTGACAAGAAGATGGC AGTTGCGACTCTGGCCTCTGAAACACTGCCACTGCTGGCCCTGACCTTCATCACAGAAAACAGTCTGGTGGCTGCG GGCCACGACTGCTTCCCAGTTCTTTTTACCTACAACGGTGCCGCGGGGACGCTGAGCTTTGGTGGACGGCTGGACGTGCCTAAGCAAAGCTCGCAGCGCGGCTTGACAGCCCGCGAGCGCTTCCAGAACCTTGACAAGAAGGCGAGCTCCGAGGGCGGCGTGGCTGGCGGGGCAGGCCTGGACTCGCTGCACAAGAACAGCGTCAG CCAAATCTCAGTGCTCAGTGGGGGCAAGGCCAAGTGCTCACAGTTCTGCACTACCGGCATGGATGGTGGCATGAGCATCTGGGATGTGAAG AGCTTGGAATCGACCTTGAAGGACCTCAAGATCAAATGA